In Phoenix dactylifera cultivar Barhee BC4 unplaced genomic scaffold, palm_55x_up_171113_PBpolish2nd_filt_p 001434F, whole genome shotgun sequence, the following are encoded in one genomic region:
- the LOC120108619 gene encoding uncharacterized protein LOC120108619, whose translation MFEDDEEDLDYESYSRRGKKADDSKDNNLGSIKMKIPIFQGKNDPELYLEWERKVEHVFDCHNYSNEKKVKLAAVEFTDYASIWWDQLMISRRRIGERPIRSWEDMKLVMRKRFVPSHYYRDLHRKLQRLVQGSMSVEDYYKEMEMAMIKANIEEDREATMVRFIGGLNKEVANVVELQHYVEMEELLHKAIKIEKQIKCQGFGHIASQCPNKRIMIMLENGDIESASSSEDEMPPLENCSDIDIEEPVHGDMLVTRRALSIQPKDDGDKEQREHIFHTRCHVKGKVCTMIIDSGSCTNVASTLLVDKLELPTMKHPNPYKLQWLNECGEVRVNKQVLVSFSIGKYTDEILCDVAPMHASHILLGRPWKFDRKVTHNGYKNHYSFMMNNRTVVLTPLKPLQAYEDQIRIARECKKREGESERKNANERSEIESREKSIQKKEKSKKMSVFAEKNEVKSVMFSRQQLLVLMYKDVYLSTNDLNPSLPSVVVTLLQEFEDIFPKEIPNGLPPLRGIEHQIDFMPGSTIPNRPAYRANPEETKEIQRQVDELVKKGIVRESLSPCSVPVILVPKKDGTWRI comes from the exons atgtttgaagatgatgaagaagatttaGATTATGAATCTTACTCTAGAAGGGGAAAGAAGGCCGATGATTCAAAAGATAATAATCTGGGCAGCATCAAGATGAAGATTCCTATCTTTCAAGGAAAGAATGATCCCGAACTTTACTTGGAATGGGAGAGAAAAGTTGAACATGTGTTTGATTGTCACAACTATTCAAATGAGAAAAAGGTGAAATTGGCAGCCGTTGAGTTCACGGATTATGCAAGCATATGGTGGGATCAATTGATGATTAGTCGGCGAAGGATTGGAGAAAGGCCAATTCGGTCATGGGAAGATATGAAATTGGTAATGCGCAAGAGATTTGTACCTAGCCATTACTATAGAGATTTACATAGAAAGTTACAAAGGCTGGTTCAAGGCTCCATGAGTGTGGAAGACTATTATAAAGAAATGGAGATGGCAATGATTAAAGCTAATATAGAGGAAGATCGAGAGGCTACCATGGTAAGATTTATTGGAGGCTTAAACAAAGAGGTTGCTAATGTGGTTGAATTGCAACACTATGTGGAGATGGAGGAGCTGTTGCACAAGGCCATCAAAATAGAAAAGCAAATCAA GTGCCAAGGATTTGGGCATATTGCTTCCCAATGCCCAAACAAGAGGATTATGATTATGTTGGAGAATGGTGACATTGAAAGTGCTAGTTCAAGTGAGGATGAGATGCCACCCTTAGAAAATTGCAGTGATATTGACATTGAAGAACCTGTACATGGAGATATGTTGGTGACAAGAAGAGCACTAAGCATCCAGCCTAAGGATGATGGTGATAAGGAGCAACGTGAACATATTTTCCATACTAGATGTCATGTGAAGGGAAAGGTATGTACCATGATTATTGATAGCGGAAGCTGCACTAATGTTGCTAGTACTTTGTTAGTTGATAAGCTGGAGTTACCCACCATGAAGCATCCTAATCCATACAAGTTGCAATGGTTAAATGAATGTGGAGAAGTGAGGGTAAACAagcaagtgctcgtttcattttcaattggCAAATACACAGATGAGATTCTTTGTGATGTGGCACCAATGCATGCTAGTCATATTTTGCTTGGACGACCATGGAAGTTTGATAGGAAGGTTACACACAATGGATACAAAAACCATTATTCTTTTATGATGAACAACCGCACTGTAGTCCTAACCCCTCTCAAACCTTTGCAAGCTTATGAAGATCAGATTCGGATAGCGAGAGAGtgtaaaaagagagaaggtgAGTCCGAGAGGAAAAATGCAAATGAAAGGAGTGAGATTGAGAGCAGAGAGAAAAgtattcaaaaaaaagagaaaagtaaaaaaatgagTGTGTTTGCTGAAAAAAATGAGGTTAAGAGTGTTATGTTCTCAAGACAGCAACTACTTGTACTTATGTACAAGGATGTTTATCTTTCTACTAACGATCTTAACCCCTCCTTGCCTAGTGTTGTTGTGACTTTATTGCAGGAATTTGAGGACATATTTCCAAAAGAGATTCCTAATGGACTACCACCCTTAAGAGGCATTGAGCATCAAATAGACTTCATGCCCGGTTCTACCATTCCAAACAGACCTGCATATAGAGCTAATCCCGAAGAAACAAAGGAAATCCAAAGGCAAGTGGATGAGCTGGTGAAAAAGGGAATTGTCAGAGAAAGTCTTAGCCCATGTTCGGTTCCTG